A single genomic interval of Pirellulales bacterium harbors:
- a CDS encoding response regulator gives MQRVRGIGVEGVTAKPKILVVCDSRERDEQDLARLGETFEVVVAESMLRALARLKRDDFAGVFVSGAHFEEALQVGKLLQNDLILEGMPDGVVLLDHDNSIIWGNGRLCEWSGRDSVVGQNFYAVLGSPEILGPDFCPFHTALATGQSSSTTLKSSENRYFHVHAVPARDSDGPHQILIVTVRDITVETLQQQKLAAIHRAGIELADLTPDELFQMTVQERIELLKSNILHYTKDLLNFDVVEIRLLDKQSGRLMPLLAVGMDIEAQQRELHARSHGNGVTGFVAATGKSYLCEDTTEDPLYLKGATGAKSSLTVPLILHDEVIGTFNVESPEPRAFTESDLQFLELFTRDVAAALNQLELLVAEKASTAAESVEAIHSAVALPVDDILNCAVNIMERYIGHEPEVVERLQRILRNARDIKQVIQKVGQKMTPTQAVPQVLPQDERPLLRGKEVLVVDADESVRSAAHALLDRYGCIVETAHNGAEAVFMVRSTLAHGGYDVIIADIRLPDMSGYDLMLRLQEVINPVPLVLMTGFGYDPGHSIVKARQAGLSSKAVLYKPFRLDQLLGTVEEAVRVPGPVKVEQT, from the coding sequence ATGCAGCGGGTGCGCGGAATTGGAGTTGAGGGGGTGACGGCAAAGCCCAAGATACTGGTTGTTTGCGACTCCCGAGAACGAGACGAGCAAGATCTCGCCCGGCTCGGTGAGACGTTCGAAGTCGTGGTGGCGGAGTCGATGCTCCGCGCCTTGGCTCGCCTCAAGCGAGACGACTTCGCGGGGGTCTTCGTCAGCGGCGCTCACTTCGAAGAGGCATTGCAGGTTGGCAAACTGCTCCAGAACGATTTGATTCTGGAAGGCATGCCCGATGGCGTGGTGCTGCTCGACCACGACAACTCCATTATCTGGGGAAATGGCCGGCTCTGCGAATGGAGCGGCCGCGATTCGGTCGTTGGTCAAAACTTTTACGCGGTGCTCGGCAGCCCCGAGATCCTCGGCCCCGACTTCTGTCCCTTTCACACCGCGCTGGCCACCGGCCAATCCAGCTCCACCACGCTCAAGTCGAGCGAGAACCGATACTTTCACGTGCATGCGGTGCCGGCCCGCGATTCTGACGGCCCGCACCAAATTCTGATCGTCACCGTCCGCGACATCACTGTTGAGACGTTGCAGCAGCAAAAGTTGGCGGCGATCCATCGCGCCGGCATCGAGTTGGCCGACCTGACGCCCGACGAACTCTTTCAGATGACGGTGCAAGAGCGGATTGAGCTGCTCAAGTCGAACATCCTGCATTACACCAAGGATTTACTGAATTTCGACGTCGTCGAAATTCGCCTGCTCGACAAGCAGAGCGGCCGCCTGATGCCGCTGTTGGCCGTCGGCATGGATATCGAGGCCCAGCAGCGCGAGCTGCACGCCCGCTCGCATGGCAACGGAGTCACTGGCTTTGTGGCCGCCACCGGCAAGAGCTATCTGTGCGAAGACACCACCGAAGACCCGCTCTACCTGAAAGGGGCCACCGGCGCCAAAAGCTCGCTTACCGTGCCGCTCATCTTGCACGACGAGGTGATCGGCACCTTCAACGTCGAGAGCCCCGAGCCCCGCGCCTTCACCGAAAGCGACCTGCAGTTCTTGGAGCTGTTCACCCGCGACGTCGCAGCGGCCCTTAATCAGCTCGAACTGCTCGTCGCCGAGAAGGCCAGCACCGCCGCCGAGAGCGTCGAGGCCATTCATAGCGCGGTCGCCCTGCCCGTCGACGACATCCTCAATTGCGCCGTGAACATCATGGAGCGCTACATCGGCCACGAGCCCGAGGTGGTCGAGCGCCTGCAGCGCATCTTGCGAAACGCCCGCGACATCAAGCAGGTCATTCAAAAGGTGGGGCAGAAGATGACCCCCACCCAGGCCGTGCCGCAGGTTTTGCCGCAAGACGAGCGCCCGCTGCTCCGCGGCAAGGAAGTGCTGGTGGTCGACGCCGACGAGAGCGTGCGCAGCGCCGCCCACGCCCTGTTGGATCGCTATGGCTGCATTGTCGAAACCGCCCACAACGGCGCCGAAGCCGTCTTCATGGTCCGCAGCACGCTGGCCCACGGCGGCTACGATGTCATTATCGCCGACATTCGCCTGCCCGATATGTCGGGCTACGACCTGATGTTGCGCCTGCAAGAGGTGATCAACCCGGTGCCGCTGGTGCTGATGACCGGCTTTGGCTACGACCCCGGACACTCGATCGTCAAGGCGCGCCAGGCAGGTCTGTCGTCCAAGGCGGTGCTCTACAAACCGTTCCGGCTCGATCAACTCCTCGGCACTGTGGAAGAAGCAGTGCGCGTCCCCGGCCCGGTGAAGGTCGAGCAAACCTAG